A single Thermaerobacter sp. FW80 DNA region contains:
- a CDS encoding RtcB family protein, with protein sequence MRVDAVFYASPDIARDLKAEGDQSLHQLVNVATLPGIVEPAVALPDIHWGYGFPIGGVAAFDPRRGGVVSPGGVGFDINCGVRLLCSDLTREELEPRKEALADALFRLVPAGVGSERRELRLTAADWPRLLTRGAGWAVEQGLGDPGDLECIESGGALPGADPDRVSPRALERGGSQLGTLGSGNHFLEVQYVEHVYDPEAAEAFGLFPGQVTVLIHTGSRGLGHQVCQDFVDRMLAAARRHGIELPDRQLAAAPIESPEGQGYLGAMAAAANFAFANRQVITAYAREAFTRAGFGPGSTRLRVLYDLAHNNAKWEEHGGRRVLVHRKGATRAFGPGHPDVPARYRAVGQPVLVPGDMGRYSYVLAGTEGAMAETFGSSCHGAGRRLSRSQAKKVARQRDAVGELARRGILVRAATRATVDEEIPEAYKDVADVVEAVEGAGLGRRVARLRPLIVVKG encoded by the coding sequence ATGCGGGTCGACGCCGTCTTCTACGCGTCGCCCGACATCGCCCGCGACCTCAAGGCGGAGGGCGACCAGTCCCTGCACCAGCTGGTCAACGTGGCGACCCTACCGGGCATCGTCGAGCCGGCCGTCGCCTTGCCCGACATCCATTGGGGCTACGGCTTCCCCATCGGCGGGGTGGCCGCCTTCGACCCGCGCCGGGGTGGGGTGGTGAGCCCGGGGGGCGTCGGCTTCGACATCAATTGCGGGGTGCGGCTGCTCTGCAGCGACCTGACGCGGGAGGAGCTGGAACCCCGCAAGGAGGCGCTGGCCGATGCGCTGTTCCGGCTGGTGCCGGCCGGCGTCGGCTCCGAACGACGCGAGCTGCGCCTCACGGCCGCGGACTGGCCGCGCCTGTTGACCCGTGGCGCCGGCTGGGCGGTGGAGCAGGGCCTGGGCGATCCGGGCGATCTGGAATGCATCGAATCCGGGGGCGCCCTGCCAGGGGCCGATCCCGACCGGGTCTCGCCGCGGGCCCTGGAACGGGGCGGTTCGCAACTGGGAACTCTGGGCAGCGGCAACCACTTCCTCGAGGTTCAATATGTCGAACACGTCTACGATCCGGAGGCGGCTGAGGCCTTCGGCCTCTTCCCCGGGCAGGTGACGGTGCTGATCCACACCGGGTCCCGCGGCCTCGGCCACCAGGTGTGCCAGGACTTCGTCGACCGCATGCTGGCGGCCGCGCGGCGCCACGGCATCGAGCTGCCCGACCGGCAGCTGGCGGCGGCTCCCATCGAGAGCCCCGAGGGGCAGGGGTACCTCGGGGCCATGGCCGCGGCGGCCAACTTCGCCTTCGCCAACCGGCAGGTGATCACCGCCTACGCCCGCGAGGCCTTTACGCGGGCCGGCTTCGGGCCGGGTTCGACCCGCTTGCGGGTCCTCTACGATCTGGCCCACAACAACGCCAAGTGGGAGGAACACGGCGGCCGCCGGGTGCTGGTCCACCGCAAGGGCGCGACCCGCGCCTTCGGCCCCGGCCACCCCGACGTGCCCGCCCGCTACCGCGCCGTCGGCCAGCCGGTGCTGGTCCCGGGCGACATGGGGCGGTACTCGTACGTCCTGGCCGGCACCGAGGGCGCCATGGCGGAGACCTTCGGGTCCAGCTGCCACGGCGCCGGCCGCCGGTTGAGCCGCAGCCAGGCCAAGAAGGTGGCGCGCCAGCGGGACGCGGTGGGCGAGCTGGCGCGCCGGGGGATCCTGGTGCGGGCCGCCACCCGTGCCACCGTGGACGAGGAGATCCCCGAGGCCTACAAGGACGTGGCCGACGTGGTCGAGGCGGTGGAGGGCGCCGGCCTCGGCCGGCGGGTGGCGCGGCTGCGGCCGCTGATCGTGGTCAAGGGATAG
- a CDS encoding cell wall hydrolase, translated as MQAGVWTGMLLWAFTAVAPRHDVQAHGPAAPVPSVEQRAEVHREAAESRAALRAAEVERRHKLALGRRMWTARWEERARRERLARLRQQEEARRREAARQREQARRQAVRKAEAAARAAAPKAEARRASARTASAGRRTAADRVAVRLDELQLLARIVQIEAGGEPYEGKVAVAAVILNRVRSPRFPDSVRAVIYQPGQFPTAAERIPQIRPSSAALRAARDALAGRDPSNGALYFYNPARQRCGEGGGGFLCALEVTARIGNHVFAR; from the coding sequence TTGCAGGCAGGCGTGTGGACGGGCATGCTGCTCTGGGCCTTCACCGCCGTGGCGCCGCGCCACGACGTGCAGGCCCACGGGCCGGCGGCGCCGGTGCCGTCGGTGGAGCAGCGGGCCGAGGTCCACCGCGAGGCGGCGGAGAGCCGGGCGGCGCTGCGGGCGGCCGAGGTGGAGCGCCGCCACAAGCTCGCCCTGGGCCGGCGGATGTGGACGGCGCGGTGGGAGGAACGGGCGCGACGGGAGCGGCTGGCGCGGTTGCGTCAGCAGGAGGAGGCCCGCCGTCGGGAGGCTGCGCGCCAACGCGAGCAGGCTCGGCGGCAGGCCGTCCGCAAGGCGGAGGCGGCTGCACGGGCCGCCGCCCCCAAGGCGGAAGCCCGTCGGGCCTCGGCGCGCACCGCCTCGGCCGGCCGTCGCACCGCCGCCGACCGCGTCGCCGTCCGGCTCGACGAGCTGCAGCTGCTGGCCCGCATCGTCCAGATCGAGGCCGGTGGCGAGCCGTATGAGGGGAAGGTGGCCGTCGCGGCGGTGATCCTCAACCGGGTTCGGAGCCCGCGGTTCCCGGACTCCGTCCGGGCCGTGATCTACCAGCCGGGTCAATTCCCGACGGCGGCGGAGCGGATCCCGCAGATCCGGCCGAGTTCCGCCGCCCTGCGGGCGGCCCGGGACGCCCTGGCCGGCCGGGATCCGTCCAACGGGGCGCTCTACTTCTACAACCCGGCGCGGCAGCGCTGCGGCGAGGGGGGCGGCGGGTTCCTCTGCGCCCTCGAGGTGACCGCCAGGATCGGCAACCACGTCTTCGCCCGGTGA
- the phnE gene encoding phosphonate ABC transporter, permease protein PhnE, which produces MTAPRDVGGTSPRGAAADPDPGPSGPGRPAWARALRGRVETVFWLVVLVVLYLWSSAGTDVNLRSLWEGIDTVGRMLRRMWPPEWEYLPETLGPLLETLRLALLGTTLGAILAVPLSLLAARNVAGTGWLYQVSRAVMNLVRSIPDLVWAALLVPAVGIGPTAGVLALTLFSTGIVAKLVSESVEAIDPGPLEALDAVGASRLARVVYAVVPQVLPHFIAYTLFMFEINLRTSTVLGLVGAGGIGSTMMTQLTFFRYDRLMAIVIMLFALVVLVDWISTRWRQRLVEGAAAPGAGDRVVLAEEPGLARWPQGAALPRDGAAVQPTRPAEVAGDAGTGAAATAAGRQGSGGTGTASSSRPPSWPPPPRRPWWRVGLGIGALVALYGWALRGMDFALVGDAGPVFRGLLSPNWDYAGKVFEGVAESLQIAFLGTLIAAVIAIPFGFLAARNVAATAAVVGKGVLDAIRTFPELVLAIVFMAAVGPSPFAGVLAVGLHSIGTVGKLYAEAVEAVDRDPIEALQAVGASPLLTFRHGVLPQVLPEFLSYALYRFEINIRAATVVGVIGAGGIGTSLIFNVQLRNWENVGMVLLGILATVLVVDAVSSRLRGRLV; this is translated from the coding sequence GTGACGGCGCCGCGGGACGTGGGCGGGACGAGTCCCAGGGGAGCGGCGGCCGACCCCGATCCGGGCCCCAGCGGCCCTGGCCGGCCGGCCTGGGCTCGTGCCCTGCGCGGGCGGGTCGAGACCGTCTTCTGGTTGGTGGTGCTGGTCGTCCTCTACCTGTGGAGCTCCGCCGGCACCGATGTCAACCTCCGCAGCCTGTGGGAGGGCATCGACACCGTCGGCCGCATGCTGCGTCGCATGTGGCCGCCCGAGTGGGAGTACCTGCCCGAGACGCTGGGTCCACTGCTGGAGACCTTGCGGCTCGCCCTGCTGGGGACCACCCTGGGCGCCATCCTGGCGGTGCCGCTGAGCCTGCTGGCGGCCCGCAACGTGGCCGGCACGGGGTGGCTGTACCAGGTCTCCCGCGCGGTGATGAACCTGGTCCGCTCCATCCCCGACCTGGTGTGGGCCGCGCTGCTGGTGCCGGCCGTCGGCATCGGTCCCACCGCCGGCGTGTTGGCCCTGACCCTCTTCTCCACCGGCATCGTGGCCAAGCTGGTCAGCGAGTCCGTGGAGGCCATCGACCCCGGCCCCCTGGAGGCCCTCGACGCGGTGGGCGCCTCCCGCCTGGCGCGGGTCGTCTACGCGGTGGTCCCCCAGGTGTTGCCGCACTTCATCGCCTACACCCTGTTCATGTTCGAGATCAACCTGCGCACCTCCACCGTCCTCGGTCTGGTCGGCGCCGGCGGCATCGGCTCCACGATGATGACCCAGCTGACGTTCTTCCGGTACGACCGGCTGATGGCCATCGTGATCATGCTCTTCGCGCTGGTGGTGCTGGTCGACTGGATCAGCACCCGGTGGCGGCAGCGGCTGGTGGAGGGGGCCGCCGCGCCGGGCGCCGGCGACCGGGTGGTCCTGGCGGAGGAACCCGGCCTGGCGCGATGGCCCCAGGGCGCCGCGCTTCCCCGGGACGGGGCCGCGGTCCAACCCACGCGTCCGGCCGAGGTCGCGGGCGACGCGGGGACTGGGGCCGCTGCGACGGCGGCGGGCAGGCAGGGTTCGGGGGGGACTGGGACCGCTTCGTCGTCCCGCCCGCCGTCTTGGCCCCCGCCGCCGCGGCGGCCGTGGTGGCGGGTCGGGCTGGGCATCGGGGCGCTGGTGGCCCTCTACGGCTGGGCGCTCCGCGGGATGGACTTCGCCCTGGTCGGCGACGCGGGGCCCGTCTTCCGCGGACTGCTCTCGCCCAATTGGGACTACGCGGGGAAGGTCTTCGAGGGGGTCGCCGAGAGCCTGCAGATCGCGTTCCTCGGCACCTTGATCGCCGCGGTGATCGCCATCCCCTTCGGCTTCCTGGCCGCGCGCAACGTGGCAGCGACGGCCGCGGTGGTGGGCAAGGGGGTCTTGGACGCGATCCGCACCTTCCCCGAGCTGGTGCTGGCCATCGTGTTCATGGCGGCCGTCGGGCCGTCGCCCTTCGCCGGCGTCCTGGCGGTCGGGCTCCACTCCATCGGCACCGTCGGCAAGCTGTATGCCGAGGCGGTGGAGGCCGTGGACCGCGATCCCATCGAGGCCCTGCAGGCCGTGGGGGCGTCGCCGCTGTTGACCTTCCGCCACGGCGTGTTGCCCCAGGTGCTCCCGGAGTTCCTCTCGTACGCCCTCTACCGCTTCGAGATCAACATCCGGGCCGCGACGGTGGTCGGCGTCATCGGCGCGGGCGGCATCGGCACCTCGCTGATCTTCAACGTCCAGCTGCGCAACTGGGAGAACGTCGGCATGGTGCTGCTCGGGATCCTGGCCACGGTCCTGGTGGTCGACGCGGTCAGCTCGCGTCTGCGCGGGCGGCTGGTCTAG
- a CDS encoding HD domain-containing protein, protein MASTRTGPITWDPAEVPELVGWDRQLPPIRIPVTGNIPTTRRLRALVDSAAFQRLRRVRQTGPSYLVYPGAVHTRFEHSLGTYEMARRLVLALLTRSRRTGRGGDDVPDAPGGADGADAPGEGRGGDLLTPDDVATFLVAALLHDVGHYPFSHTIEEIPDDDPVLAGRLPRHEERGAAIIRENPEIRQILTDLWGVDPARVCQVIREEPAPGDAATARLANLLAGPINPDRLDYLARDSEHIGVPYGRGIDYQRLLDAVCWTPDGMGVGVTPKGISAVETLIFASYIMYRDVYWHHTGRIAAAMLRRALTEALRAGAFAIDDFIDLDDEQALALLRGVPHPVTRDLVERLTGAGRRLYKRVARLSYPRALAGEYGTEIRDLVRAGYWEREAWSRDACRALARRLARPVEEHHLLVDIVGGGKELFFEVPVVAGDRVYTTADPEVSVLAPNIARNFREQAKYVLLAAPAELADAFRAMLGLPAGWQPS, encoded by the coding sequence ATGGCGTCGACGCGGACCGGGCCGATCACGTGGGATCCGGCCGAGGTGCCGGAGCTGGTGGGATGGGACCGCCAGCTCCCGCCCATCCGCATCCCGGTGACCGGCAACATCCCCACCACCCGCCGGTTGCGAGCCCTGGTGGACAGTGCGGCCTTCCAGCGGCTGCGCCGGGTTCGTCAGACGGGTCCGTCCTATCTGGTCTATCCCGGCGCCGTCCACACCCGCTTCGAGCACTCCCTCGGGACCTACGAGATGGCGCGGCGGCTCGTGCTGGCCCTGCTGACGCGATCGCGGCGCACCGGGCGGGGTGGCGACGACGTGCCCGACGCGCCGGGAGGGGCGGACGGCGCCGACGCACCCGGGGAGGGGAGGGGCGGTGACCTCCTCACGCCCGACGACGTGGCGACCTTCCTGGTGGCGGCGCTGCTGCACGACGTGGGGCACTACCCCTTCTCCCACACCATCGAGGAGATCCCCGACGACGACCCGGTGCTGGCCGGCCGGCTCCCCCGCCACGAGGAGCGGGGTGCGGCCATCATCCGCGAGAACCCGGAGATCCGCCAGATCCTGACCGACCTCTGGGGGGTCGATCCGGCCCGCGTCTGCCAGGTGATCCGGGAGGAACCGGCCCCGGGCGACGCGGCCACGGCGCGCCTGGCCAACCTGCTGGCGGGTCCCATCAACCCGGATCGGCTGGACTATCTGGCCCGCGACAGCGAGCACATCGGCGTCCCGTACGGGCGCGGCATCGACTACCAGCGGCTGCTGGACGCGGTGTGCTGGACGCCCGACGGCATGGGGGTCGGGGTGACGCCCAAGGGCATCTCCGCCGTGGAGACCCTGATCTTCGCGTCCTACATCATGTACCGGGACGTCTACTGGCACCACACGGGACGCATCGCCGCCGCCATGCTGCGCAGGGCGCTGACCGAGGCCCTGCGGGCTGGTGCCTTCGCCATCGACGACTTCATCGACCTCGATGACGAGCAGGCCCTGGCCCTCCTCCGGGGCGTGCCCCACCCGGTCACCCGCGACCTCGTGGAGCGCCTGACGGGCGCCGGCCGCCGGCTGTACAAGCGGGTGGCCCGCCTCAGCTACCCCCGCGCCCTGGCGGGCGAGTACGGCACGGAGATCCGCGACCTGGTGCGAGCGGGCTACTGGGAGCGGGAGGCGTGGTCCCGCGACGCCTGTCGCGCCCTGGCGCGCCGCCTGGCGCGGCCCGTGGAGGAGCACCACCTGCTGGTGGACATCGTCGGCGGCGGCAAGGAGCTCTTCTTCGAGGTGCCCGTGGTGGCGGGCGACCGCGTCTACACCACCGCCGATCCCGAGGTCTCGGTGCTGGCCCCCAACATCGCCCGCAACTTCCGCGAGCAGGCCAAGTACGTCCTGCTGGCGGCGCCGGCCGAGTTGGCCGACGCGTTCCGGGCCATGCTGGGCCTCCCCGCAGGCTGGCAGCCCTCGTGA
- a CDS encoding archease, whose translation MTRKPFLTGPHGPGDGPGPRAAPVVTRWGYLDHTADVAFWAEAPDLPALFHAATEAVLGLLLERPPRLVQGHPDRPSPVPRGEPGIRPPSTAPGGGEPRPAGPDGRLQPLEARLTAPDLEGLLVGWINELLYWVQDRRLVPVALALDPVPGDDGWALAARGWGTPLDVEAMGWQGEIKAATYHQLEIARLADGDRGGDGRHAGATPGGGWRARVVLDV comes from the coding sequence ATGACGCGGAAGCCGTTTCTAACCGGACCCCATGGGCCCGGGGATGGCCCCGGACCTCGCGCTGCCCCGGTCGTCACCCGATGGGGCTACCTGGATCACACCGCCGACGTCGCCTTCTGGGCGGAGGCACCCGACCTGCCGGCCCTCTTCCACGCCGCCACGGAAGCCGTTCTCGGCCTCCTCTTGGAGCGTCCGCCCCGGCTGGTGCAGGGCCACCCGGACCGGCCGTCGCCGGTGCCGCGCGGCGAGCCCGGGATCCGGCCGCCCTCCACGGCCCCCGGCGGAGGGGAGCCCAGGCCGGCGGGTCCGGACGGCAGGCTCCAGCCGTTGGAGGCACGCCTCACGGCCCCGGACCTGGAGGGCCTGCTGGTGGGGTGGATCAACGAGCTGCTCTACTGGGTCCAGGACCGGCGGCTGGTGCCCGTCGCCCTGGCCCTGGACCCGGTCCCGGGGGACGACGGGTGGGCGCTCGCGGCGCGGGGGTGGGGCACCCCGCTGGACGTCGAGGCCATGGGCTGGCAAGGCGAGATCAAGGCGGCCACGTATCACCAGCTCGAGATCGCCCGGCTCGCCGACGGCGACCGCGGCGGCGATGGCCGCCACGCCGGGGCCACCCCCGGGGGCGGCTGGCGGGCCCGGGTGGTCCTGGACGTCTGA
- a CDS encoding molybdenum cofactor biosynthesis protein MoaE encodes MTQPSGSSTAGWAAAREGQPAKPGAASAGSSRSLRVRVRLFAVVAERLGTRQLELVVPGGARAATVRDELARRNPAQRGLLELCRLAVNGRYADPEVPLRDGDEVALIPPVSGGAADPGAAEVAAPGRGGAGRITAGQDGRFFVTAAPLSLDELFRAVARDDHGAVVLFVGITRRFTGPRETRRLEYEAYLPMAAEELARIGAEAEARWPGVRVAIGHRTGPVAIGEASVVVAAAAPHRPDAFAAARYAIDALKVRAPIWKREHYADGRVEWVGVGTDPATAAGPEAAGAAGGEADGTGGGG; translated from the coding sequence ATGACGCAGCCGTCGGGGTCCTCCACCGCAGGCTGGGCGGCGGCCCGGGAGGGGCAGCCCGCGAAGCCGGGCGCCGCGTCGGCCGGTTCGTCCCGGTCGCTCCGGGTGCGGGTGCGCCTGTTCGCCGTGGTCGCCGAGCGGTTGGGCACCCGGCAGCTGGAGCTGGTCGTGCCCGGCGGCGCCCGGGCGGCCACGGTGCGGGACGAACTGGCCCGTCGCAACCCGGCCCAGCGCGGTCTCCTCGAGCTGTGTCGCCTGGCCGTCAACGGGCGCTACGCCGATCCAGAGGTGCCCCTTCGTGACGGCGACGAGGTGGCCCTGATCCCACCGGTCAGCGGCGGAGCCGCGGATCCCGGCGCCGCGGAGGTCGCCGCCCCGGGCCGTGGCGGGGCGGGGCGGATCACCGCCGGCCAGGACGGCCGTTTCTTCGTCACCGCCGCGCCCCTGTCGCTGGACGAGCTGTTCCGCGCCGTCGCCCGGGACGACCACGGGGCCGTGGTGCTCTTCGTCGGCATCACGCGCCGGTTCACCGGCCCGCGGGAGACGCGGCGCCTGGAGTACGAGGCGTACCTCCCCATGGCGGCCGAGGAGCTGGCGCGCATCGGAGCGGAGGCCGAGGCCCGCTGGCCCGGCGTGCGGGTCGCCATCGGCCATCGCACGGGCCCGGTGGCCATCGGCGAGGCCAGCGTGGTGGTGGCCGCCGCGGCGCCCCACCGGCCGGATGCCTTCGCCGCCGCCCGCTACGCCATCGACGCGCTGAAGGTGCGGGCGCCCATCTGGAAGCGAGAGCACTACGCCGACGGCCGGGTGGAGTGGGTCGGCGTGGGGACGGACCCCGCGACGGCGGCAGGCCCCGAGGCAGCGGGCGCGGCCGGCGGCGAAGCCGACGGCACCGGCGGTGGGGGGTGA
- a CDS encoding heme lyase CcmF/NrfE family subunit, protein MAQVGHASTVLALGLAVALAAWAPLEGRYRWRLRFLPPARWLAAALFGAVTVAVAILVHALFTDDFSFRYVASQSSRYMPIPYKISALWSGQEGSLLFWLWLLSGYTAAVAFTARQAVPTLLPYALGTLGGVAAFFALQVAVVASPFAVLPDPPSDGRGMNPLLQNPWMVSHPLTLYLGYVGMAVPFAFAVAALWTRNAGDAWIRVTRRWTLLAWLFLSIGILIGARWAYTELGWGGVWAWDPVENAALMPWLLATAFIHSSLVQEKRGMLKRWNVGLAVFIFLLTIFGTFITRSGILSSVHAFITSPTSPWFLGFLGLVLAVTAYLLIDRAPLLADERRPESAFSKETGFLLNNLLLAGLTFAVFWGTILPLVTPLFGVQVSVGPPFFNWVGVPLFFAMMVLMGVAPVLAWRRASWPRVRQMLALPTLGALALAVALFALGLREAPIVAGFAIAFFVATATLADVAAAYAARVAATGDRSLRGFWQMLNRNPRRYGGYVVHLGVVLVMIGLTGMYGYQQVQAVGLAPGESYTMGGFTITYHGLGERISEGVPAVYADLTVSRDGQVVGRLQPERRFYPAFAETMGATPEVAMLTSWSRDLYVVLGGWEGETAGFEFYLNPMVAWVWVGGYLLVAGTLFSLWPRPAMASVRARVMAELAELEYDYRVGKIGAADYARLRQGLVAAATAALSGWSEAERRVAAEIDALAQAGAGPRVPAP, encoded by the coding sequence ATGGCCCAGGTGGGACATGCCTCGACGGTGCTCGCCCTGGGGCTGGCCGTGGCGCTGGCGGCGTGGGCGCCCCTCGAAGGGCGCTACCGCTGGCGGCTGCGCTTCCTGCCGCCCGCCCGGTGGCTGGCGGCCGCCCTGTTCGGCGCCGTCACCGTCGCCGTCGCGATCCTGGTCCACGCCCTCTTCACCGACGACTTCTCCTTCCGCTACGTCGCCAGCCAGTCGAGCCGGTACATGCCGATCCCGTACAAGATCAGCGCCCTCTGGTCCGGTCAGGAGGGCTCGCTGCTGTTCTGGCTGTGGCTGTTGAGCGGCTACACCGCGGCCGTCGCGTTCACGGCGCGGCAGGCCGTGCCCACCTTGCTGCCCTACGCCCTGGGCACCCTGGGCGGCGTCGCCGCCTTCTTCGCCCTGCAGGTGGCGGTGGTGGCCAGCCCCTTCGCGGTGCTGCCCGATCCGCCCAGCGACGGACGGGGGATGAACCCCCTGCTGCAGAACCCGTGGATGGTCTCCCACCCCCTGACCCTGTATCTGGGCTACGTCGGCATGGCCGTGCCCTTCGCCTTCGCCGTGGCCGCCCTGTGGACCCGCAACGCGGGGGACGCCTGGATCCGGGTGACGCGGCGGTGGACGCTGCTGGCGTGGCTCTTCCTCTCCATCGGCATCCTCATCGGCGCCCGGTGGGCCTACACCGAGCTCGGCTGGGGCGGGGTCTGGGCATGGGATCCGGTGGAGAACGCGGCCCTGATGCCGTGGCTGCTGGCCACCGCCTTCATCCACTCGTCGCTGGTGCAGGAGAAGCGCGGCATGCTGAAGCGGTGGAACGTGGGGCTGGCGGTCTTCATCTTCCTCTTGACCATCTTCGGCACGTTCATCACCCGCAGCGGCATCCTCTCGTCCGTCCACGCCTTCATCACCTCGCCCACCAGCCCCTGGTTCCTCGGCTTCCTGGGCCTGGTGCTGGCGGTGACGGCGTACCTGCTGATCGACCGGGCGCCGCTGCTGGCCGACGAACGCCGGCCCGAGTCGGCGTTTTCCAAGGAGACCGGGTTCCTCCTGAACAACCTCCTCTTGGCGGGGCTGACCTTCGCCGTCTTCTGGGGCACGATCCTGCCGCTGGTGACGCCGCTCTTCGGGGTCCAGGTGTCGGTGGGGCCGCCCTTCTTCAACTGGGTCGGCGTCCCGCTGTTCTTCGCCATGATGGTCCTGATGGGCGTGGCGCCGGTGCTCGCCTGGCGGCGGGCCTCGTGGCCGCGGGTGCGCCAGATGCTGGCGCTGCCGACCCTGGGCGCGCTGGCCCTGGCGGTGGCGCTGTTCGCCTTGGGGCTGCGCGAGGCCCCCATCGTGGCCGGGTTCGCCATCGCCTTCTTCGTCGCCACGGCCACCCTGGCGGACGTGGCGGCGGCCTACGCCGCGCGGGTCGCGGCCACCGGCGACCGCTCCCTCCGCGGCTTCTGGCAGATGCTCAACCGCAACCCGCGCCGCTACGGCGGCTACGTGGTCCACCTGGGCGTGGTCCTAGTGATGATCGGCCTGACGGGCATGTACGGCTACCAGCAGGTCCAGGCGGTGGGCCTCGCGCCGGGCGAGAGCTACACCATGGGCGGGTTCACCATCACGTACCACGGCCTGGGCGAGCGGATCTCCGAAGGCGTCCCGGCCGTGTACGCCGACCTCACGGTCTCCCGGGACGGACAGGTGGTCGGGCGGCTGCAACCCGAACGCCGGTTCTACCCAGCGTTCGCCGAGACCATGGGGGCCACGCCGGAGGTGGCCATGCTCACCTCGTGGAGCCGCGACCTCTACGTGGTCCTGGGCGGCTGGGAGGGGGAGACCGCCGGCTTCGAGTTCTACCTCAACCCCATGGTGGCCTGGGTCTGGGTCGGGGGCTACCTGCTGGTGGCGGGGACGCTGTTCTCGCTGTGGCCGCGCCCGGCCATGGCGTCGGTGCGCGCCCGGGTGATGGCCGAGCTGGCCGAGCTGGAGTACGACTACCGCGTGGGCAAGATCGGCGCCGCCGACTACGCCCGGCTGCGCCAGGGCCTGGTGGCCGCCGCCACGGCGGCGCTCAGCGGATGGTCCGAGGCGGAGCGCAGGGTGGCGGCGGAGATCGACGCCCTGGCCCAGGCCGGGGCCGGGCCCCGGGTCCCGGCGCCGTAG
- a CDS encoding cytochrome c-type biogenesis protein has protein sequence MSRPSWPWIVVLAATLVLAPWLAWHLGQADPLEREARSLERALRCPVCEGQSVADSNSAVALQMRQEIRRMLAQGRSRDEILQTFADRYGAWVVYMPPRHGWYLLGWAGPFLAVAAGAGVLVWWWRGRRPDLGGLSAGAAPAAASPPDVPSRPAAVASRDEPAVRGAPSPQAPRTTAGWTGRRGRARPLPTTSGRPRRPWMTRSAGGCDGRHPVSTPRKGR, from the coding sequence GTGTCGCGCCCGTCCTGGCCGTGGATCGTCGTCCTGGCGGCCACGCTGGTCCTGGCGCCGTGGCTGGCGTGGCACCTGGGGCAAGCGGATCCCCTGGAGCGGGAGGCGCGGTCCCTGGAACGGGCGCTGCGCTGCCCCGTGTGCGAGGGCCAGTCCGTGGCCGACTCCAACTCGGCGGTCGCCCTCCAGATGCGCCAGGAGATCCGCCGGATGCTGGCCCAGGGCCGCAGCCGGGACGAGATCCTCCAGACCTTCGCCGACCGCTACGGCGCCTGGGTGGTGTACATGCCGCCCCGCCACGGCTGGTATCTTCTCGGTTGGGCCGGCCCCTTCCTGGCCGTCGCCGCCGGCGCCGGCGTGCTGGTCTGGTGGTGGCGCGGCCGCCGGCCGGACCTCGGTGGGCTGTCGGCCGGCGCGGCCCCCGCGGCGGCCAGCCCCCCGGATGTGCCTTCCCGGCCGGCCGCGGTCGCCAGCAGGGACGAACCGGCCGTCCGCGGCGCCCCCTCCCCCCAGGCCCCCCGGACGACGGCCGGCTGGACCGGACGGCGAGGACGGGCGAGGCCGCTTCCCACGACGAGCGGGCGCCCGCGGCGCCCCTGGATGACGAGGTCCGCCGGTGGATGTGACGGCCGACACCCGGTGTCGACACCCAGGAAGGGGCGGTGA
- a CDS encoding DUF1405 domain-containing protein: protein MGAGAPRRPGRRLAAAALAWLGRLPASRPATALLVLVNAVGSIWGFWWYRDQLLATPAWQWPVVPDSPTASTLFTMVLVLQLARRPVPALASWAYLVMIKYGLWTVVVLGGYALRAGFVDGEAALLIASHAGMALEALLYLRAYPGSLRGVGAATAWSLFNDAVDYLAGLHPTLPGPEVWGLAAASAPLLTGLGAAAVLHGARRARPAGP, encoded by the coding sequence GTGGGGGCCGGCGCCCCGCGTCGACCGGGGCGCCGGCTGGCGGCGGCCGCGCTGGCCTGGCTCGGGCGCCTTCCCGCCAGCCGCCCTGCCACGGCGCTGCTGGTCCTGGTCAACGCCGTGGGCTCCATCTGGGGGTTCTGGTGGTATCGCGACCAGCTCCTCGCCACCCCGGCGTGGCAGTGGCCCGTGGTCCCCGACTCGCCCACGGCCTCGACCCTCTTCACGATGGTGCTGGTGCTGCAGCTGGCGCGTCGGCCCGTCCCGGCCCTGGCTTCCTGGGCCTACCTGGTGATGATCAAGTACGGCCTCTGGACGGTGGTGGTCCTGGGCGGCTACGCGCTGCGGGCGGGCTTCGTCGACGGCGAGGCCGCACTGCTCATCGCCTCCCACGCCGGCATGGCCCTCGAGGCGCTGCTCTACCTCCGCGCCTACCCCGGTTCGCTGCGCGGAGTGGGGGCGGCCACGGCGTGGAGCCTGTTCAACGACGCCGTCGACTACCTGGCCGGGTTGCATCCCACGCTGCCCGGCCCCGAGGTGTGGGGGCTGGCGGCCGCCTCTGCGCCCCTGCTCACCGGACTGGGCGCCGCCGCCGTGCTTCACGGGGCCCGACGGGCCCGGCCGGCGGGGCCCTGA